Proteins from one Periplaneta americana isolate PAMFEO1 chromosome 6, P.americana_PAMFEO1_priV1, whole genome shotgun sequence genomic window:
- the LOC138701502 gene encoding sodium channel modifier 1-like, producing MSFKRDGDDVDLLRSLKHRRVCELLSNHIPDDEALLLKNGRLTCLICSQRPIFDTISMLAIHRKGKKHVNELSKYLLHKRELDLKKLKLDQRRYLRTGLVDEVMGCAPVQQPHKLPYSRGHGMQRKTILSIQTMLKEAEIPGIVMKDNVLPSPSAQVRRYLKGLWKKKPLEKTVEKRRESYPESLVIAPSENYEPESRLKASLETVRAASEDDTVRKKAAEQELKLRMSGWIKNASGSWVKNPDVEFDTDEDEPPISPD from the exons CATCGCCGTGTGTGTGAATTGCTGTCAAATCACATACCAGATGACGAAGCATTACTACTTAAAAATGGAAG GTTGACATGCTTGATATGCTCTCAACGACCGATCTTCGACACAATCAGTATGCTTGCCATTCATCGCAAAGGCAAGAAGCATGTCAATG AGCTGAGcaagtatttgctgcacaagcgcGAGCTGGACTTGAAGAAGCTGAAATTGGATCAGAGACGGTACCTGCGCACTGGCCTAGTGGATGAGGTAATGGGCTGTGCTCCCGTGCAGCAGCCTCACAAGCTGCCGTACAGCAGAGGACATGGCATGCAGCGTAAGACCATCCTGAGCATCCAGACTA TGTTGAAGGAAGCAGAAATTCCCGGCATTGTGATGAAGGATAATGTGCTCCCATCACCATCGGCACAAGTGCGTCGATATTTGAAAGGTCTGTGGAAGAAGAAACCTCTGGAAAAAACAGTTGAGAAACGTCGGGAAAGCTATCCAGAGAGCCTTGTTATTGCTCCTTCAGAGAACTATGAACCTGAATCCAGACTAAAGGCATCACTGGAAACAGTCCGTGCAGCCAGTGAGGATGATACAGTGAGAAAGAAGGCAGCAGAGCAGGAACTGAAACTGAGGAT GAGTGGTTGGATCAAGAATGCATCTGGGTCTTGGGTTAAGAATCCAGATGTGGAGTTTGACACTGATGAAGACGAACCACCAATCTCACCAGATTGA